From the Phyllopteryx taeniolatus isolate TA_2022b chromosome 20, UOR_Ptae_1.2, whole genome shotgun sequence genome, one window contains:
- the tmem14ca gene encoding transmembrane protein 14C yields MSVDWAGYGYAALVASGGVIGYVKAGSVPSLAAGLLFGGLAGVGAYQISSDPANIWLSLATSGALTGVMGKRFYGSRKFMPAGLMAAASLLMVGKLSMALLNKPQQS; encoded by the exons ATGTCTGTGGACTGGGCGGGATACGGATACGCAGCCCTGGTGGCATCGGGGGGAGTCATCGGCTACGTGAAAGCAG GCAGTGTTCCCTCCCTGGCTGCTGGGCTTCTCTTTGGTGGTCTTGCGGGTGTCGGTGCCTATCAAATATCCAGTGACCCCGCTAATATTTGGCTGTCTCTAG CTACTTCAGGTGCACTGACAGGTGTCATGGGAAAAAGGTTCTATGGCTCCAGGAAGTTTATGCCTGCTGGCCTAATGGCCGCTGCAAG TCTTCTGATGGTGGGGAAACTCAGCATGGCGTTGCTAAACAAACCTCAGCAGTCCTGA